Proteins encoded within one genomic window of Acinetobacter sp. YWS30-1:
- a CDS encoding CaiB/BaiF CoA transferase family protein gives MSYALKGLKILDFSTLLPGPFATLYLADMGAEVVHIESPTRPDLVRLMPPFAHGQATTHNYLNRNKHSVALDLKNPEHIEQIKFRIADYDIVVEQFRPGVMQRLGLDYPTLSALNPRLIYCSITGYGQTGPYKDRAGHDINYLALSGIAGHSGRLESGPPAMGIQIADVAGGSMHALVAILAAVIERQGSGQGQYIDISMTDCAATLNNMAASASLAGNQHQQIESGYLNGGTFYDYYQTQDDRYLSVGSLEPQFMQGLAQLLDLPIILEKGTSFAPEDHALVKQAIRDKIRSQPLSHWQALFSQADFCVEPVLKLDEALHSELAQQREWVVQVPVKVDQREQTEAQLACPIKFSRSTMRYQFIGQALGETKEW, from the coding sequence ATGTCATATGCATTAAAAGGTTTGAAAATATTAGATTTTTCTACATTATTACCCGGTCCATTTGCTACATTATATCTTGCAGACATGGGTGCAGAAGTTGTGCATATTGAATCACCCACACGTCCTGATCTGGTGCGTTTAATGCCACCTTTTGCACATGGACAGGCCACAACGCATAATTATCTGAATCGAAACAAACATTCTGTCGCACTGGATTTAAAGAATCCCGAACATATTGAACAGATCAAATTCCGAATTGCGGATTATGACATTGTCGTAGAACAATTTCGTCCAGGTGTGATGCAACGGCTTGGCCTGGATTATCCAACACTCAGTGCGCTCAATCCACGCTTAATCTATTGCTCGATTACCGGTTATGGTCAGACCGGCCCTTATAAAGATCGGGCAGGGCATGATATTAACTATTTGGCTTTATCTGGGATTGCCGGGCATAGTGGCCGGCTTGAAAGCGGACCACCGGCAATGGGAATCCAGATTGCCGATGTCGCGGGTGGCTCCATGCATGCGCTGGTTGCCATTCTGGCAGCGGTGATTGAGCGACAGGGCAGTGGCCAGGGACAATATATTGATATTTCCATGACCGATTGCGCGGCGACACTAAATAATATGGCAGCTTCTGCCAGTCTGGCGGGTAATCAGCATCAGCAGATAGAATCAGGTTACTTAAATGGCGGTACCTTTTATGACTATTATCAGACTCAGGATGATCGCTATTTATCAGTAGGCAGTCTGGAGCCTCAATTCATGCAAGGTCTGGCACAGTTGCTGGATTTGCCGATCATTCTGGAAAAAGGAACTTCTTTCGCACCTGAAGATCATGCCTTAGTAAAACAGGCAATTCGCGATAAAATCAGATCCCAACCTCTATCTCACTGGCAAGCCTTATTTTCTCAGGCAGATTTCTGTGTCGAGCCTGTATTAAAGCTTGATGAAGCCCTGCATTCTGAGTTGGCACAGCAACGCGAATGGGTGGTGCAGGTACCAGTTAAAGTAGATCAGCGGGAGCAAACCGAAGCTCAACTGGCTTGCCCGATCAAGTTTTCAAGATCAACTATGCGATATCAATTTATTGGTCAGGCTTTAGGCGAAACCAAAGAGTGGTAA
- a CDS encoding AraC family transcriptional regulator: MSRDTISIHFVNAALYGVKRLGMDVDTLLSHVGIEAELLHQPKARISPEQYTRFIKMLWMVTQDEHVGFDKQPRRLGTFAIMCQLIIHAKTLGDALELSSQFYKLFGDDWSVTLERDKHEARLVPLIPNSMDPEHFITESMLMIWHGLASWLIERRLPLERVHFSYPRPAHADEYDALFFAPVMQFDMPRTEITFAADYLDLPIRQNEETLEEFLKAAPAQLLVKFKNTNSLTSRIRDVLKSQIGEEMPTLNDVASMLYLSPQTLRRRLAAEGKSYQGVKDALRRDAAIHLLLNPDLTLEDVAQQVGFSETSTFHRAFKKWTGVTPGLYRQLHGYH; encoded by the coding sequence ATGAGTCGTGATACGATCAGTATCCATTTCGTCAATGCAGCCTTATACGGCGTTAAGCGCCTGGGCATGGATGTCGATACTTTATTGTCTCACGTTGGGATTGAAGCCGAGCTTCTGCATCAGCCGAAGGCCCGTATTTCGCCTGAACAATATACCCGTTTTATCAAGATGCTCTGGATGGTGACACAGGACGAACATGTCGGTTTTGACAAGCAGCCGCGTCGTCTGGGCACTTTCGCGATTATGTGTCAGCTGATTATCCATGCCAAAACGCTGGGCGATGCACTCGAGCTTTCTTCACAATTTTACAAACTCTTTGGTGATGACTGGTCTGTAACCCTGGAACGTGACAAGCATGAAGCGCGTCTGGTCCCCCTGATTCCAAATTCGATGGATCCGGAACACTTTATTACCGAAAGCATGCTGATGATCTGGCATGGCTTGGCATCTTGGTTAATTGAACGTCGTCTGCCGCTGGAACGTGTACATTTCAGCTACCCGCGCCCTGCGCATGCAGATGAATACGATGCGCTGTTCTTTGCACCTGTGATGCAGTTCGATATGCCGCGTACTGAAATTACCTTCGCAGCGGATTATCTGGATCTGCCAATTCGCCAGAATGAAGAAACGCTGGAAGAATTCCTCAAAGCAGCTCCGGCTCAACTTCTAGTCAAATTTAAAAATACCAACTCGCTGACTTCTCGTATCCGTGATGTATTGAAGAGCCAGATCGGTGAAGAAATGCCGACTTTGAACGATGTCGCATCAATGCTCTATCTGTCTCCACAAACCCTGCGTCGCCGTCTGGCTGCCGAAGGCAAGAGCTATCAGGGCGTGAAAGATGCACTGCGCCGTGATGCCGCAATTCACTTATTGCTTAATCCGGATCTGACTCTGGAAGATGTTGCGCAACAGGTCGGCTTTAGTGAAACCAGTACTTTCCACCGTGCTTTCAAAAAATGGACAGGGGTAACACCAGGCCTATACCGTCAGTTACACGGTTACCATTAA
- a CDS encoding acetyl-CoA C-acetyltransferase, with amino-acid sequence MSEAYIIDAIRTPRGKGKKDGSLHEVKPISLLTTLLNELKDRHNLDTSQVDDIVLGCVTPIGDQGADIAKTAAIAAGWDNDVAGVQINRFCASGLEAVNLAAQKVRSGWEDLVVAGGVESMSRVPMGSDGGPWALDPETNMACDFIPQGIGADLIATIDGYSRADVDQFAEQSQKKAAAAQANGYFDKSIIPVKDKAGVVILDKDEFIKPTTTAEGLSALKPSFATMGQIGFDAIALQKYPEVGSVNHVHHAGNSSGIVDGAAVVLLASEQAVQQQNLKPRAKVLATALVGADPTIMLTGPAPAARKALAKAGLTIDDIDLFEVNEAFAAVMMRFINEMKVDPPKVNVNGGAIAMGHPLGATGAMILGTLLDELERQGKKRGLATLCVGGGMGIATIIELV; translated from the coding sequence ATGAGCGAGGCCTATATTATTGATGCCATTCGCACGCCACGCGGAAAGGGAAAAAAAGACGGATCATTACATGAAGTTAAACCAATTAGTTTACTGACTACGCTCTTAAATGAACTGAAAGATCGCCATAACCTGGATACATCTCAGGTGGATGATATTGTGCTGGGCTGTGTGACTCCAATCGGTGATCAGGGTGCAGACATTGCCAAAACTGCTGCAATTGCCGCAGGCTGGGACAATGATGTGGCTGGCGTTCAGATCAACCGTTTCTGTGCTTCGGGTCTGGAAGCTGTAAATCTGGCAGCACAAAAAGTTCGTTCAGGCTGGGAAGATCTGGTCGTTGCGGGTGGTGTTGAATCCATGTCTCGCGTTCCGATGGGTTCTGATGGCGGCCCGTGGGCATTAGATCCTGAAACCAATATGGCTTGCGATTTTATTCCACAAGGCATAGGGGCTGACCTGATCGCGACCATTGATGGTTATAGTCGTGCAGATGTAGATCAATTCGCCGAGCAATCACAAAAGAAAGCGGCAGCAGCCCAAGCGAATGGTTATTTTGATAAATCTATTATTCCAGTGAAAGATAAAGCTGGCGTCGTGATTCTAGACAAAGATGAATTCATTAAACCGACAACAACTGCAGAAGGCTTAAGTGCATTAAAGCCAAGTTTTGCAACGATGGGCCAGATAGGCTTTGATGCCATCGCTCTACAGAAATATCCGGAAGTAGGCTCTGTAAACCATGTACACCATGCGGGTAATTCTTCAGGCATTGTGGATGGTGCAGCAGTCGTATTACTTGCCTCCGAACAGGCAGTGCAACAGCAAAATCTCAAGCCACGCGCCAAAGTACTGGCAACGGCACTGGTTGGTGCCGATCCAACCATTATGCTGACCGGCCCTGCCCCGGCTGCACGTAAGGCTTTAGCCAAAGCTGGACTCACCATTGATGACATCGATCTGTTTGAAGTCAATGAAGCTTTCGCTGCTGTGATGATGCGCTTTATCAATGAAATGAAAGTTGATCCTCCCAAAGTCAATGTTAATGGTGGTGCCATTGCCATGGGACATCCACTCGGTGCGACCGGCGCCATGATTCTAGGCACTTTACTGGATGAACTGGAACGTCAAGGTAAGAAACGTGGACTGGCTACCCTGTGTGTGGGTGGTGGTATGGGCATCGCAACCATTAT